One Calonectris borealis chromosome 15, bCalBor7.hap1.2, whole genome shotgun sequence DNA segment encodes these proteins:
- the IL4 gene encoding interleukin-4, translating into MSIPVPVLLTFLALSACQGRTTTQLQTNFLKESIRLLSELLEMKVSCDKMNVTSIFAGDKNDNDTEILCKATTVAWQSRSCHRHLEGIYLNLFNLVLSRSTAHKAPCPVAAGNTTSLNDFLVDLRRVLQRLVKDQSLK; encoded by the exons ATGAGCATCCCGGTCCCGGTCCTGCTCACCTTCCTGGCGCTGTCAGCCTGCCAGGGCCGCACGACTACGCAGCTGCAGACCAACTTTCTGAAGGAGAGCATCAGGCTGCTGAGCGAGCTCCTGGAGATGAAG GTTTCCTGTGACAAGATGAACGTGACAAGTATTTTTGCAGGCGATAAG AACGACAATGATACGGAGATCTTGTGCAAAGCCACCACAGTCGCTTGGCAGAGCCGGAGCTGCCACAGGCACCTGGAGGGCATTTACCTCAACTTGTTCAATCTCGTCCTAAGCAGGAGCACAGCCCACAAG GCACCATGTCCCGTGGCAGCAGGCAACACTACTTCACTGAATGATTTCCTCGTGGACTTACGCAGAGTCCTCCAACGATTAGTGAAAGACCAGAGCTTGAAGTGA